A portion of the Oryzias melastigma strain HK-1 linkage group LG1, ASM292280v2, whole genome shotgun sequence genome contains these proteins:
- the LOC118598924 gene encoding cell wall protein IFF6-like isoform X1 codes for MLKTVLVLGCLLSVSLAQFHGRGHGGPGRFPPNLPFNGGEGHFHHPPGRPFDRHNLLQYLLSILEKLQPTTSPSTEPTVSESTTDTTVDTTTMAADTTVAADTTTMAADTTTMAADTTTMAADTTVAADTTTMAADTTTMAADTTVAADTTVAADTTTTGP; via the exons ATGCTCAAAACAGTCCTCGTGCTTGGATGCCTCCTGAGCGTCTCTCTGGCTCAGTTT cATGGCAGGGGCCATGGAGGACCTGGACGATTTCCTCCCAACCTTCCCTTCAATGGA GGCGAAGGGCATTTTCATCACCCTCCTGGACGACCCTTTGACAGACACAACTTGCTCCAGTACCTTCTGTCCATCCTAGAGAAGCTTCAGCCGACAACTTCACCCAGCACTGAGCCTACTGTGTCTGAATCTACCACCGACACAACAGTTGACACTACCACCATGGCTGCTGATACCACCGTTGCAGCTGACACCACAACCATGGCTGCAGATACCACAACCATGGCTGCTGATACCACAACCATGGCTGCTGATACCACCGTTGCAGCTGACACCACAACCATGGCAGCTGACACCACAACCATGGCTGCTGATACCACCGTTGCAGCAGATACCACGGTTGCAGCTGATACCACCACCACTGGTCCCTGA
- the LOC118598924 gene encoding cell wall protein IFF6-like isoform X2, whose product MLKTVLVLGCLLSVSLAQFHGRGHGGPGRFPPNLPFNGGEGHFHHPPGRPFDRHNLLQYLLSILEKLQPTTSPSTEPTVSESTTDTTVDTTTMAADTTVAADTTTMAADTTTMAADTTTMAADTTVAADTTTMAADTTTMAADTTVAADTTVAADTTTTGP is encoded by the exons ATGCTCAAAACAGTCCTCGTGCTTGGATGCCTCCTGAGCGTCTCTCTGGCTCAGTTT caTGGCAGGGGCCATGGAGGACCTGGACGATTTCCTCCTAACCTTCCCTTCAATGGA GGCGAAGGGCATTTTCATCACCCTCCTGGACGACCCTTTGACAGACACAACTTGCTCCAGTACCTTCTGTCCATCCTAGAGAAGCTTCAGCCGACAACTTCACCCAGCACTGAGCCTACTGTGTCTGAATCTACCACCGACACAACAGTTGACACTACCACCATGGCTGCTGATACCACCGTTGCAGCTGACACCACAACCATGGCTGCAGATACCACAACCATGGCTGCTGATACCACAACCATGGCTGCTGATACCACCGTTGCAGCTGACACCACAACCATGGCAGCTGACACCACAACCATGGCTGCTGATACCACCGTTGCAGCAGATACCACGGTTGCAGCTGATACCACCACCACTGGTCCCTGA